A DNA window from Acetilactobacillus jinshanensis contains the following coding sequences:
- a CDS encoding GRP family sugar transporter produces the protein MNILIALLPAFFWGCTPLWTHICSGKPIQQLVGTTYGALVVGILIYLIKQPLMTPSIFWWSFLGGVGWSLGQLAQYRAFINLGVATTSPITAGIQLLGVNFIGVAFFGSWKSAIAKTIGGIAIVLIILGVFLTTRTGKKHQSIKNKKKFIKYVLELIIGTGIGYTACSTLPRIPDASGWSTFPGQTVGMIISAVLIALIFYPRSHAVLSKATFTNVLTGFNSGFGTLSYLISMILNGVSTGFTLSQMTTVVATFIGLVVLREHKSGKSLAYTLSGVALVVLGGVMTGFIH, from the coding sequence ATGAATATTTTAATTGCGTTGTTACCAGCGTTCTTCTGGGGCTGTACACCACTATGGACGCATATATGTAGCGGTAAACCAATTCAACAGTTAGTTGGAACCACTTATGGTGCTTTAGTCGTTGGGATTTTGATCTATTTAATCAAACAGCCGCTGATGACACCATCAATTTTCTGGTGGAGTTTCTTAGGTGGTGTGGGCTGGTCATTAGGTCAATTAGCCCAATACCGAGCATTCATTAATTTAGGTGTTGCCACCACATCCCCAATTACCGCGGGAATTCAACTACTTGGCGTTAATTTTATTGGTGTTGCATTCTTTGGTAGTTGGAAAAGTGCAATCGCTAAGACCATTGGTGGAATTGCGATTGTCCTAATTATCCTTGGAGTCTTTCTAACGACCCGCACCGGTAAAAAACACCAATCCATTAAAAATAAAAAGAAGTTCATCAAGTATGTTCTGGAACTAATTATTGGAACGGGAATTGGTTACACTGCTTGTTCCACGTTGCCAAGAATCCCAGATGCTTCGGGCTGGTCAACGTTTCCTGGCCAAACGGTTGGTATGATTATCAGTGCTGTATTGATCGCTTTAATCTTTTACCCACGTTCCCATGCTGTTTTGAGTAAAGCAACGTTTACTAACGTTTTAACTGGATTTAACTCTGGCTTTGGAACGTTATCGTACTTGATTTCAATGATCTTAAACGGTGTCTCAACTGGATTTACGTTATCTCAGATGACAACTGTCGTTGCGACATTCATCGGGTTAGTGGTTCTCCGTGAGCACAAGAGTGGTAAATCGCTTGCATACACCTTATCAGGTGTTGCGTTAGTTGTTCTCGGTGGTGTTATGACCGGATTTATTCATTAA
- a CDS encoding MarR family winged helix-turn-helix transcriptional regulator: protein MLRIKDRYKLISLLLKIANSINRNRNSHLRKVGLTSRQADVLFYTNKYPNSTMTDLAIFMGCAHQTIQEVVKKMVKKGLLEMKRSKRDGRCQIIKLTKSGKTYLSAYRKKGLITGTELLKGMSNQSQRILLKLLIQGFNNLDN from the coding sequence ATGTTACGAATTAAAGATCGTTATAAATTGATCTCATTACTTTTAAAAATCGCGAATTCGATTAACCGAAACCGGAATTCACATCTCCGTAAAGTTGGTTTAACTTCACGTCAAGCAGACGTTTTGTTTTACACCAATAAGTACCCAAACAGTACTATGACGGACCTAGCCATTTTCATGGGCTGTGCTCATCAGACCATTCAGGAAGTCGTTAAGAAAATGGTTAAAAAGGGTTTATTAGAAATGAAACGCTCAAAACGTGATGGACGTTGCCAAATTATTAAACTGACCAAATCCGGTAAAACCTATTTATCAGCTTACCGAAAGAAAGGCTTAATTACGGGGACTGAACTCTTAAAAGGAATGAGTAATCAATCCCAGAGAATTCTTTTAAAGCTCTTAATTCAGGGCTTTAATAACCTTGATAACTAA
- a CDS encoding helix-turn-helix domain-containing protein has protein sequence MVNVNETNLAKYVHDAIFNSHLSLRKAAKKVGVSAAYLSKLINHKANSNPKPSTLKKMADGLKISYTNMCKILGYDTRKQRVIDLKQAIDNDDYLTFGGRPISKEEKIFVKRMLDGGNDDN, from the coding sequence TTGGTAAACGTAAACGAAACGAATTTAGCAAAGTACGTTCATGACGCGATTTTTAACAGTCATTTATCGTTACGAAAAGCAGCTAAAAAAGTCGGTGTATCAGCCGCCTATTTATCTAAATTAATAAATCATAAAGCAAATTCAAACCCTAAACCGTCAACTTTAAAGAAAATGGCCGACGGCTTAAAGATTAGTTACACTAACATGTGTAAAATTTTAGGTTACGATACTCGGAAACAGCGGGTTATCGATCTCAAGCAAGCAATTGATAATGATGATTACCTCACTTTTGGTGGTCGACCAATTAGTAAGGAAGAAAAGATTTTTGTTAAACGGATGCTAGATGGTGGCAACGATGATAATTGA
- a CDS encoding ImmA/IrrE family metallo-endopeptidase has translation MIIDDVINDLVAFAKRHHIIIKFLKMPSGMRSLAFIKQKFIIINTNCPESQLPFKIAHELGHVLLESDDRIFHSKSMDNRFSSEGTANDVALHLLIKFYLDECEEYNLNSVQPIMEQLHIAPKFLAKVQRITKECLTH, from the coding sequence ATGATAATTGATGATGTGATCAATGACCTGGTGGCATTTGCTAAAAGGCATCATATCATAATTAAATTTTTAAAGATGCCAAGTGGAATGCGATCACTGGCATTTATTAAACAAAAATTTATTATTATTAACACGAACTGTCCTGAATCACAGTTACCCTTTAAAATTGCTCATGAATTAGGCCACGTTCTTTTAGAATCGGATGACCGAATCTTTCATTCTAAATCGATGGATAACCGCTTTTCTTCTGAAGGCACCGCTAACGACGTCGCCTTACACCTATTGATTAAATTTTATTTAGATGAATGCGAAGAGTATAATCTGAATAGTGTTCAGCCCATTATGGAGCAATTACACATTGCTCCTAAATTTTTGGCAAAGGTTCAACGGATCACCAAGGAATGCTTAACGCATTAA
- a CDS encoding acyl-CoA thioesterase, with protein MIKPYIHKVQYYETDKMGITNNTNYVRFMEEARNDYLAQINFPYSKFEDNGIISPVVKISCEYRKTTTYPDLIKIRVRILKVNRFKLIVGYVMTVKGQIVCRAKSSHCFMTNGRIINMEKQLPDFYRQLKAEEKRGQQNN; from the coding sequence ATGATTAAGCCGTATATTCATAAAGTTCAATATTACGAAACCGATAAGATGGGAATTACTAATAACACCAATTACGTTCGTTTTATGGAAGAAGCTCGGAATGATTATTTAGCTCAGATTAACTTCCCCTATTCAAAATTTGAAGATAACGGTATTATTTCACCCGTCGTTAAAATTAGCTGTGAGTACCGTAAGACGACCACTTATCCTGATCTCATCAAAATTCGGGTTCGAATTCTTAAAGTCAATCGATTTAAACTTATCGTTGGCTATGTAATGACGGTTAAAGGGCAGATCGTTTGCAGAGCTAAAAGTTCCCATTGCTTTATGACTAACGGTCGAATCATTAACATGGAAAAGCAGCTTCCTGACTTCTATCGTCAGTTAAAGGCTGAAGAAAAACGTGGTCAGCAGAATAATTAG
- a CDS encoding zinc-dependent alcohol dehydrogenase family protein, whose protein sequence is MPAIPKTMKAWEVVKQGSVNKKPFPLKYVTKPVPQPKPGETLVKVLACGVCHTDLHVTEGDLPVHKKLLTPGHEIVGIVVKNGKNAHRFKIGDRIGIPWLRWTCGVCEYCRSGHENLCPNSKYTGWDHDGGYAQYATVPEGYAYHIPKRFKSVEAAPLLCAGIIGYRAYERANVPAGGKLGLYGFGGSAHITAQIALAQGIQVHVFTRGGDAGRYAKKLGCSSVNNTYDVSPVPLDSSIIYAPVGDCVPNALKSLRSGGTLALAGIHMTDIPQMSYEDHIFHEKTLTSVESNTRHDGETFLTLADRLGIQPHVTTYPLDKADQALKRVSKGDLKGACVLKVADK, encoded by the coding sequence ATGCCAGCCATTCCAAAGACAATGAAAGCATGGGAAGTTGTAAAGCAAGGCTCAGTTAATAAGAAGCCATTCCCGTTAAAATACGTTACTAAACCAGTTCCACAACCGAAACCCGGTGAAACCTTAGTTAAAGTATTGGCTTGTGGTGTTTGCCACACCGATCTTCACGTAACCGAAGGTGATCTTCCGGTTCATAAGAAGCTATTAACACCAGGTCATGAAATCGTGGGCATCGTCGTTAAAAACGGGAAAAACGCTCACCGATTCAAGATTGGTGACCGGATTGGAATTCCGTGGCTTCGTTGGACCTGCGGCGTCTGCGAATACTGCCGTTCAGGTCACGAAAATCTGTGTCCAAACTCTAAGTACACTGGTTGGGATCATGATGGTGGTTACGCTCAATATGCTACCGTCCCTGAAGGATATGCCTACCACATCCCGAAACGCTTTAAATCCGTTGAAGCAGCACCGTTATTATGTGCCGGGATTATCGGTTACCGAGCTTATGAACGAGCTAATGTCCCCGCCGGTGGTAAATTAGGTCTCTACGGCTTTGGTGGATCTGCCCATATTACTGCCCAAATTGCCTTAGCTCAAGGGATTCAAGTCCACGTCTTTACTCGTGGTGGTGATGCTGGCCGATACGCTAAGAAATTAGGTTGCAGCTCAGTAAACAATACCTATGACGTATCACCAGTTCCATTGGATTCATCAATCATTTACGCACCCGTTGGTGATTGTGTACCGAACGCTTTAAAGAGTCTTCGTTCTGGTGGAACTCTAGCATTGGCCGGAATTCATATGACCGACATCCCTCAGATGAGTTATGAAGACCATATCTTCCACGAAAAGACGTTAACTAGTGTTGAAAGTAACACCCGTCACGATGGTGAAACGTTCTTGACCTTAGCTGATCGTTTAGGAATTCAGCCACATGTTACCACTTATCCACTGGACAAAGCTGATCAGGCTTTGAAGCGAGTATCTAAAGGTGACCTTAAAGGTGCCTGCGTTTTAAAAGTCGCAGATAAGTAA
- a CDS encoding BRCT domain-containing protein — protein sequence MSKTMTPKTKQAIQTLIKHLHQADVAYYNSKPIMSDGQFDNMYFELKQYKQEFPDDKAINHYFSTIPYNTDNTFKHVHHPYFIGSLDKTRTKDAVAKFLDKWNRKKGDLWYTDSFLVQRKEDGLSIVLYFNDPRMKKPFVALTRGGGHVGEDITNELYHFNRMDIAKIRQRIGKRHLVVRGEALIDDKDFNRINKHHEWANSRNLASGSIMNKDPRVAGKRGIFLSVYTLINRDEWTDKYPTELEQLKFLKSLGFYIIKDVHQFPNTPEGHRQIIRFMFTFPNWKRKAVGHPIDGMVIKPNYTVNLSKIGFNPHGPRYSVSWKFPPKSAIGILQKVRWQESANGKLTPVGILKHPVHILGSEISKASLASMPDIKRRGIMLYDHVTVRRMNDVIPKMIKPIKAFRTGKEVPISKTIPKGAIRKGAYLYLPINKHSKTVMIHRWKRFVSKPCLNIMGLSYKIIAKLIDEHLIDPHDFSSLWRIDKKKFMSIKGFGTKRWDTLQDELRKAQSRPLARVLMGLPLNNAGLALLKPIAKRIKNFKPILSDPKRLQAMHHKLIVEIPQLKGFGQSSVPVIDDLFSPDMIKQLQNLTPYLDMIDDQKSSSAKAKPKSAQKLAGMKFVITGTLSKPRKHFTTLIKQNGGKMQSDVNGKTAYLITNHKSNSRKYRAAVAKHVKIINENQFEKLLH from the coding sequence ATGAGCAAAACAATGACTCCCAAAACTAAACAAGCAATTCAGACGTTAATCAAGCACTTACATCAAGCTGACGTAGCGTACTACAATAGTAAGCCGATCATGTCCGATGGTCAGTTTGATAACATGTACTTCGAATTAAAACAATACAAGCAAGAATTCCCTGATGATAAGGCCATTAATCATTACTTTTCAACCATCCCATATAATACGGATAACACGTTTAAACACGTTCATCATCCATACTTTATTGGGTCGTTAGATAAGACTCGAACCAAAGATGCCGTTGCTAAGTTTCTGGATAAGTGGAACCGTAAGAAGGGCGACCTCTGGTACACTGATTCGTTCTTAGTTCAACGAAAAGAAGACGGTTTGTCAATTGTCCTGTACTTTAACGATCCACGAATGAAGAAGCCGTTCGTGGCCTTAACCCGTGGTGGAGGCCACGTTGGTGAAGATATTACTAACGAACTATATCATTTTAATCGGATGGATATCGCTAAGATTCGGCAAAGAATCGGTAAACGTCATTTAGTCGTTCGTGGTGAAGCTTTAATTGATGATAAAGATTTTAACCGCATCAACAAGCATCATGAATGGGCTAACTCACGTAACCTTGCTTCCGGATCAATCATGAATAAGGATCCACGGGTTGCCGGTAAGCGTGGGATCTTCTTATCGGTATACACCTTGATCAACCGTGATGAATGGACCGATAAATACCCAACTGAATTGGAACAGTTAAAGTTTTTAAAGTCTCTGGGCTTCTACATTATCAAAGACGTTCATCAATTCCCGAATACTCCTGAGGGTCATCGTCAGATTATTCGTTTCATGTTCACGTTTCCAAATTGGAAGCGAAAGGCCGTTGGTCATCCAATCGACGGGATGGTCATCAAGCCAAACTATACAGTTAATTTAAGTAAAATCGGTTTTAATCCGCACGGTCCACGTTATAGTGTCAGCTGGAAATTCCCACCAAAGTCAGCAATCGGCATTTTACAAAAGGTTCGCTGGCAGGAAAGTGCTAATGGCAAATTAACGCCGGTTGGGATTTTAAAGCACCCCGTTCATATCCTCGGTTCCGAAATCAGTAAAGCTTCGTTAGCATCAATGCCTGATATCAAACGCCGTGGGATCATGCTATATGATCACGTTACGGTTCGACGGATGAACGATGTCATTCCTAAGATGATTAAACCAATCAAAGCCTTCCGAACCGGCAAAGAAGTTCCCATTTCTAAGACGATCCCTAAAGGAGCCATTCGAAAAGGTGCTTATCTATATCTACCCATTAACAAGCATTCCAAGACCGTGATGATTCACCGCTGGAAACGGTTTGTTTCAAAGCCGTGCTTAAATATCATGGGCTTATCGTATAAGATCATCGCTAAGTTAATTGATGAACATCTGATTGACCCGCATGATTTCAGCAGTCTCTGGCGAATTGATAAGAAGAAATTTATGAGCATCAAAGGCTTTGGCACTAAACGATGGGATACATTACAAGACGAATTACGCAAAGCCCAGTCTCGTCCATTAGCTCGAGTTCTAATGGGGTTACCATTAAATAACGCAGGTTTAGCTTTACTAAAGCCAATCGCTAAACGGATTAAGAATTTTAAACCCATTTTGAGTGATCCAAAGCGTTTACAAGCTATGCACCATAAATTAATCGTTGAGATCCCACAGCTAAAGGGCTTTGGTCAATCATCAGTTCCCGTAATTGATGATTTGTTCTCACCTGATATGATTAAACAGCTGCAAAACTTAACGCCATATCTGGATATGATTGACGATCAAAAATCTTCCTCAGCTAAGGCAAAGCCAAAGTCAGCTCAGAAATTAGCTGGAATGAAGTTCGTAATTACCGGTACATTAAGCAAACCACGTAAGCACTTCACCACGTTAATTAAACAAAACGGTGGCAAGATGCAGAGTGACGTCAATGGTAAGACTGCTTATTTGATTACTAACCATAAGAGTAATTCTAGAAAGTATCGGGCTGCGGTTGCTAAACACGTTAAGATCATTAATGAAAATCAGTTTGAAAAATTATTGCATTAG
- the tyrS gene encoding tyrosine--tRNA ligase has product MDIIDDLKWRGAINQETDEKGLKKLLAHHKISVYAGIDPTGDSMHVGHLIPFMILKRFQKAGFHPVILIGGMTGAIGDPSGKKAERTLQTQAQVKHNEKCLTKQAKQLFDKDGGVTIVNNYDWLSKLNLETFLRKFGKLFNVNDMIHKEIIKSRLAAGISFTEFTYQILQSIDFLHLYKTHDVHLEVGGSDQWGNITDGIKLIRKIEGPKAQAYGLTIPLMLKSDGTKFGKTAGGAVWLDPKKTSPYEFYQFWFNTADADVIKYLKYFTFLSHDEITKLAKITKKTPWKRVAQRKLAEEVTKFVHGEKGLKQAQKITDAFFHGNIKSLTDEEAQMAFHGMPSVDISSKPEGIIDWLVDAKIEPSKRQARQDVKSGAVHINGDKVQDMSATVDPASAFHGKFVVVRKGKKHYWLAKVTK; this is encoded by the coding sequence ATGGATATTATTGATGATTTAAAATGGCGTGGCGCCATTAATCAAGAAACTGATGAAAAAGGCCTAAAGAAATTATTAGCTCATCATAAGATCAGCGTTTACGCTGGAATCGATCCAACTGGTGACAGTATGCACGTTGGTCATTTAATTCCGTTTATGATCCTGAAGCGTTTCCAGAAAGCTGGTTTCCATCCGGTAATTTTAATCGGTGGAATGACCGGTGCGATTGGTGATCCAAGTGGCAAAAAAGCTGAACGAACCTTACAGACTCAGGCCCAGGTTAAGCACAATGAAAAGTGCTTAACTAAACAGGCTAAGCAGTTATTCGATAAAGACGGTGGCGTTACCATCGTTAACAACTACGACTGGTTATCCAAGTTAAACTTAGAAACTTTCCTTCGTAAGTTCGGTAAGTTATTCAACGTCAACGACATGATCCATAAGGAAATCATCAAGAGTCGTTTAGCTGCCGGAATTTCATTCACTGAATTCACTTACCAGATCTTACAGTCAATCGATTTCTTACATTTATATAAGACTCATGACGTTCACCTAGAAGTTGGCGGTTCCGATCAATGGGGTAACATTACTGACGGAATTAAATTAATCCGTAAGATCGAAGGACCAAAGGCTCAGGCATACGGCTTAACCATCCCGTTAATGTTAAAGTCTGATGGTACTAAGTTCGGTAAAACCGCTGGTGGTGCCGTCTGGTTAGACCCAAAGAAGACCAGTCCTTACGAATTCTACCAGTTCTGGTTCAACACGGCTGATGCTGACGTCATCAAGTACTTGAAGTACTTCACGTTCTTAAGCCATGATGAAATCACTAAGTTAGCAAAGATCACCAAGAAGACGCCTTGGAAACGGGTTGCTCAGCGTAAGTTAGCTGAAGAAGTCACTAAATTCGTTCACGGTGAAAAGGGCTTGAAGCAGGCTCAGAAGATCACCGATGCTTTCTTCCATGGCAACATCAAGAGTTTGACCGATGAAGAAGCTCAAATGGCTTTCCATGGAATGCCAAGTGTTGACATTTCATCCAAACCAGAAGGTATCATTGACTGGTTAGTCGACGCTAAGATTGAGCCATCTAAGCGTCAGGCTCGTCAGGATGTTAAGAGTGGTGCCGTTCATATCAACGGTGATAAAGTTCAGGACATGAGCGCTACTGTTGATCCAGCTAGTGCTTTTCATGGGAAATTCGTTGTCGTTCGTAAAGGTAAGAAGCATTACTGGTTAGCTAAAGTAACTAAGTAA